One region of Sphingomonas adhaesiva genomic DNA includes:
- the infA gene encoding translation initiation factor IF-1 — MAKEELLEMRGQVVELLPNAMFRVRLENDHEILGHTAGKMRKNRIRVLVGDEVLVELTPYDLTKGRITYRFMPGRGGPGPS; from the coding sequence TTGGCGAAAGAAGAACTCCTCGAGATGCGCGGGCAGGTGGTGGAACTGCTGCCCAACGCGATGTTCCGCGTCCGGCTCGAGAACGATCACGAGATCCTGGGCCACACCGCGGGCAAGATGCGCAAGAATCGCATCCGCGTGCTCGTCGGTGACGAGGTGCTGGTCGAACTGACCCCCTACGACCTGACCAAGGGGCGGATCACCTACCGCTTCATGCCCGGTCGCGGCGGCCCCGGCCCGTCCTGA
- a CDS encoding Maf family protein: MTDLVLASSSPRRRDLLARIGVVPARVHAPAIDETPRAGELPRAYALRLAEEKAGAVPRTAGEAVLAGDTTIALGRRILPPADTEEVQRTLLRLLSGRRHHALSAVCVIAPDGHVRTRLADTIVAFKPLSPAEIDAYVACGEGLGKAGGYAIQGRAEAFVRFLQGSHSGVIGLPLFETRALLATAGVAFG; this comes from the coding sequence GTGACCGACCTCGTCCTCGCCTCCTCCTCCCCGCGGCGACGCGATCTGCTCGCGCGGATCGGCGTCGTGCCTGCGCGCGTCCATGCGCCCGCGATCGACGAGACGCCGCGCGCCGGCGAACTGCCGCGCGCATACGCGCTGCGGCTGGCGGAGGAGAAGGCGGGCGCCGTCCCCCGCACCGCGGGCGAGGCGGTGCTGGCGGGCGACACCACGATCGCGCTGGGGCGCCGCATCCTCCCTCCCGCCGATACCGAGGAGGTGCAGCGCACGCTGCTGCGGCTGCTGTCGGGGCGGCGCCACCACGCGCTGTCCGCGGTATGCGTGATCGCGCCGGACGGCCATGTCCGCACCCGCCTCGCCGACACGATCGTCGCGTTCAAGCCGCTCTCCCCGGCCGAGATCGACGCCTATGTCGCCTGCGGCGAAGGGCTCGGCAAGGCGGGCGGCTATGCGATCCAGGGGCGCGCGGAGGCCTTCGTCCGCTTCCTCCAGGGCAGCCATTCCGGCGTGATCGGCCTGCCGCTGTTCGAGACCCGCGCGCTGCTCGCGACCGCCGGCGTCGCCTTTGGCTGA